The following proteins are co-located in the uncultured Draconibacterium sp. genome:
- a CDS encoding FecR domain-containing protein produces the protein MQNRIEHILEKGKAENASAAEEKQMYALFHQDENEFELKDLLLQELHNTEIPETTSNPFKKLFDKLWSKIEKKKTKILTHKHFISTFGKIAAAVVIGLFMGLYVSTLRSNKAPEYYAASAPKGSISEIVLPDSSLIVLNAGSSVKYSINGEKGTREVFLDGEAWFDVHKNKKKPFVVHTPFYDVNVTGTQFNVKAYKSEKQVTTTLEEGSVIIQSTEECKLANSISMVPGEQLTFDKETKNIAIKKINTRWVTAWKDNKLIFVNMSLKELVVLLERKYGVEIDVKNEAILDLHFDGTFKDETILEILDILERTLPIDYKIIDQKIEITTK, from the coding sequence ATGCAAAATAGAATCGAACATATTCTGGAGAAAGGGAAAGCGGAGAACGCAAGTGCTGCGGAGGAAAAGCAAATGTATGCGCTTTTTCACCAAGACGAGAATGAATTCGAACTCAAAGATTTACTACTTCAGGAACTACATAATACCGAAATACCGGAAACGACTTCAAACCCATTCAAAAAACTATTCGACAAACTTTGGTCTAAAATCGAAAAGAAAAAAACCAAAATACTTACACACAAACATTTTATATCAACATTCGGAAAAATTGCTGCAGCAGTGGTAATCGGGCTTTTTATGGGACTTTATGTTTCCACGCTAAGAAGCAATAAAGCGCCTGAATATTATGCAGCTTCTGCACCCAAAGGTTCCATCTCGGAAATAGTACTCCCCGACAGTTCGTTAATTGTTTTAAATGCAGGCTCCTCCGTGAAATACAGCATCAATGGAGAAAAAGGTACCCGCGAAGTATTTCTCGACGGTGAAGCCTGGTTTGATGTTCATAAAAACAAAAAGAAACCTTTTGTAGTACACACTCCCTTTTACGATGTTAATGTAACCGGCACACAGTTTAATGTAAAAGCTTATAAATCGGAAAAACAAGTTACCACAACGCTTGAAGAAGGAAGTGTAATTATCCAGTCGACCGAAGAATGCAAACTGGCAAATTCAATTTCTATGGTTCCGGGCGAACAGCTGACTTTTGATAAGGAAACAAAAAACATTGCCATTAAAAAAATTAATACCAGGTGGGTAACAGCATGGAAAGACAACAAACTCATTTTTGTTAACATGAGTTTAAAAGAGTTGGTGGTATTGTTGGAACGAAAATACGGAGTTGAGATTGATGTGAAAAACGAAGCCATACTCGATCTCCATTTTGACGGAACATTTAAAGACGAAACGATACTTGAAATTCTTGACATACTGGAAAGAACATTACCAATTGACTACAAAATAATAGATCAAAAAATAGAAATAACAACCAAATAA
- a CDS encoding cation diffusion facilitator family transporter, with the protein MKEKQKYILRAGWLSIFGNLILSGIKYWAGISTGSLALVADAWHSLSDIITSAIVLIGGKISRKPADDEHPFGHGRAERIASVIIGVLLAIVAFDFLVGAIEKFSKHEQTTYNTFAWIATIISILANEGMTQYAFYAAKKTGSSMLKADGWHHRTDSLSSLVILIGIAVGGSFWWTDAVLSVIVALMIGWASWEIISKEFTSLLGESPSEDLLLSIRETAQKACIQPIHLHHIHIHDYGQHTEMSCHIKLPPAMTLNEAHEICTKIEAAIKSEFGYISTIHPEPITWENP; encoded by the coding sequence ATGAAAGAGAAGCAAAAATACATTCTCCGGGCAGGCTGGCTTTCAATTTTTGGAAATCTTATTTTGTCAGGAATTAAATACTGGGCAGGTATTTCTACCGGATCGCTCGCATTGGTTGCTGATGCCTGGCATTCTTTATCCGATATAATCACTTCGGCTATTGTTCTGATTGGAGGTAAGATTTCGCGCAAACCAGCCGACGACGAGCATCCGTTTGGGCACGGAAGAGCGGAACGTATCGCATCGGTTATAATTGGCGTTTTACTTGCCATTGTAGCTTTTGACTTTTTGGTTGGCGCCATTGAGAAATTTAGCAAACACGAACAAACCACTTACAATACATTTGCCTGGATCGCAACAATTATTTCCATTCTTGCAAACGAAGGAATGACACAGTACGCATTTTACGCGGCAAAAAAAACAGGTTCGTCGATGTTAAAGGCCGATGGCTGGCACCACCGCACCGACTCACTCTCTTCGCTTGTAATTTTAATTGGTATCGCTGTTGGGGGTTCGTTTTGGTGGACCGACGCCGTATTAAGTGTTATTGTTGCCTTAATGATTGGTTGGGCAAGCTGGGAGATAATTTCAAAAGAATTTACATCCTTACTTGGCGAAAGTCCATCCGAAGACTTACTTCTTTCCATTCGCGAAACGGCACAAAAAGCATGTATCCAACCCATTCATTTACACCACATTCATATTCACGATTACGGACAACACACCGAAATGAGTTGCCACATTAAACTCCCGCCTGCCATGACATTAAACGAAGCTCATGAAATTTGCACAAAAATAGAGGCAGCCATAAAAAGTGAATTTGGCTATATTTCAACCATTCATCCGGAACCAATTACCTGGGAAAATCCTTAA
- a CDS encoding RNA polymerase sigma-70 factor: MNKIDDADLTRRVKSGEKEAYQALFERYAPKIYHFALSYLKSTADSEELVQDVFLKVWEKREILDATQNIKAFVFKIAINTIYDFIRRKNIENAFQEFSKANYAADSNNTWDTLIFEEMQTTINSLVAQMPEQRKKIFKLSKNKGLSNDEIAQELNLSKRTVENQLYRALLFLKEHLRNESAIALLFFFLFYS; the protein is encoded by the coding sequence TTGAATAAAATAGACGATGCAGATCTTACCCGCCGGGTAAAATCCGGCGAAAAAGAAGCCTATCAGGCATTGTTCGAAAGGTACGCACCAAAAATTTATCATTTTGCACTTTCCTACCTCAAAAGTACTGCCGATTCGGAAGAACTCGTTCAGGATGTATTTTTAAAGGTTTGGGAAAAACGAGAAATATTGGATGCCACCCAAAATATAAAAGCCTTCGTTTTCAAAATTGCCATTAATACCATTTACGATTTTATTCGTCGTAAAAACATTGAAAATGCATTTCAGGAATTTTCGAAAGCCAACTATGCAGCCGATTCAAACAATACCTGGGACACGCTAATCTTTGAAGAAATGCAGACTACCATTAACAGCCTGGTTGCACAAATGCCCGAACAACGAAAAAAGATTTTTAAGCTTAGCAAAAACAAGGGGTTGTCGAACGACGAAATTGCGCAAGAGCTAAATCTTTCAAAACGAACCGTTGAGAATCAATTATATAGGGCATTGCTTTTTCTGAAAGAGCATTTACGTAACGAGTCGGCCATTGCTTTACTTTTTTTCTTTCTCTTTTACAGTTAA
- a CDS encoding TonB-dependent receptor, with translation MRLTILLLLVGFMQVSAVDSKHNSNKNSESVATESAINMDQQMVSGVITDKDGELIPGVTVRVKGTTIGTVTDIDGKYSVAVDGADATLVFSFVGMLTQEISVGGQTQINVTMQTDAIGLEEVVVVGYGTMKKRDVTGAVTQVTEERLLDRPAFNVAQAIGGKVAGVKVIERSGAPGSEPMIRVRGTNSINSNNDPLFVVDGVVGVGNALRMLNPNEIETMDVLKDASATAIYGARGSNGVIIITTKRGVSGEPTVEYNGYVTRSTMNRKFYVLDAEQMMYVTTQAWMNVKKYASSPNWPAQFDYSIDPSAAGHSYAQMPHLFEQGSYSIPLIGDDGQTYRPRFDTNWESEIFKPSTSTNHQLNIRGGNDKAKFGLFMGYGLENGLLLDSKINRYSFKINGDMKVNDWLSVSANLGTNKNKELVNDVSYFSGGIARAAVEAYSILPIQYPNDESIYGNYAGKWSSNADFPAGETPHNPVHITNDTERYTDRTQITGDVTFNFKITEDLSFRTNLAFDASNRKWNEYSGRLIDTRGTAYIETENNFYWQNENYFNYMKTFGDHSVTGMVGLSWSEYTWENVNARNRYFFDDFYGWHNLEVGTDARPQVRSWDGKNALNSYFARATYSYKNKYLLTATGRYDGSSKFGENSKYGFFPSGSIAWRILEEDFMQDISALSNLKLRLSVGKTGNQEIGSYVTQTFVGSSNVALGDAVYPGLYPDSFGNPDLKWETTTQYNAGLDIGLFNSRINGSFEVYYKLTEDMLLDVPLPLSTTTGTVRMNYGEVENKGVEFTINTHNIKSKDLNWFTDVTFAANHNEIKKLGPTGANIYRNYWVGGANTVLSEGESVASFFGLNRLGTYGTDEASLAARYGFVPGDVKYEDVNGDGIISFQDDGKIVGSAFPIFDMNINNNVTYKNFDFNIDIRFSYGAKKENRTNHSSEDRQAMANGKNSILNAWRPDHQDTDIGQVRPGNGGAYYQTYPDTHWIEDCSFIRGEGMTLGYTFSESILKRVGLQKLRIYGTAKNFFVLTEYTGYDPEGSDSGNMDSITPGMDFFMYPRPTTYTFGINVIF, from the coding sequence ATGAGATTAACAATCCTACTTCTACTAGTAGGTTTCATGCAGGTTTCAGCAGTTGATTCAAAACACAATTCAAATAAAAACAGTGAAAGTGTTGCTACGGAATCGGCAATTAATATGGATCAACAAATGGTGTCGGGAGTTATAACCGACAAAGACGGAGAGCTAATTCCAGGAGTTACTGTTCGCGTAAAAGGAACAACAATCGGTACAGTTACCGACATTGATGGAAAGTACTCTGTTGCTGTTGATGGAGCAGACGCAACTCTTGTTTTTTCTTTTGTTGGTATGCTAACACAGGAAATTAGCGTTGGTGGTCAAACGCAAATCAACGTTACCATGCAAACCGATGCCATTGGTTTGGAAGAAGTGGTAGTAGTTGGTTACGGTACAATGAAAAAAAGAGACGTAACCGGCGCAGTAACTCAGGTTACCGAAGAACGTTTACTCGACCGCCCTGCTTTTAACGTTGCCCAGGCAATTGGAGGTAAAGTAGCGGGTGTGAAAGTAATCGAACGCTCGGGTGCACCGGGTAGCGAACCAATGATTCGTGTTCGTGGTACTAACTCAATTAACTCAAACAACGACCCTTTATTTGTGGTTGACGGTGTGGTTGGAGTTGGTAATGCACTTCGTATGCTTAATCCAAACGAAATTGAAACCATGGATGTATTAAAAGATGCATCGGCTACTGCAATTTACGGAGCACGTGGTTCTAATGGTGTTATTATTATTACCACTAAACGTGGTGTTTCGGGCGAGCCAACCGTTGAGTACAATGGTTATGTTACCCGTTCAACAATGAACCGGAAATTTTATGTTCTGGATGCCGAACAAATGATGTATGTAACTACTCAGGCATGGATGAACGTAAAAAAATATGCTTCTTCGCCAAACTGGCCAGCTCAGTTCGATTATTCTATCGATCCTTCGGCTGCCGGTCACAGTTATGCACAAATGCCTCACTTGTTTGAGCAGGGAAGTTATTCAATTCCTTTAATTGGTGACGATGGACAAACGTATCGTCCTCGTTTCGATACCAACTGGGAATCTGAAATTTTCAAACCATCTACTTCAACCAACCACCAGTTAAACATTCGCGGTGGTAACGATAAAGCCAAATTTGGTTTGTTCATGGGTTACGGACTTGAAAACGGTTTATTACTTGATTCGAAAATTAATCGCTATTCATTTAAAATTAATGGCGACATGAAAGTAAACGACTGGCTATCAGTAAGCGCAAACCTGGGGACCAATAAAAACAAGGAACTGGTTAACGATGTTTCGTATTTTAGTGGTGGTATTGCCCGTGCAGCTGTTGAAGCTTATTCCATTCTTCCGATTCAGTATCCTAACGATGAAAGTATTTATGGGAACTATGCAGGCAAATGGTCTTCAAATGCCGATTTCCCTGCCGGAGAAACACCACACAACCCGGTGCATATTACAAATGATACAGAAAGATATACTGACCGTACCCAAATTACAGGTGATGTAACTTTCAATTTTAAAATTACCGAAGACCTTTCGTTTAGAACCAACCTTGCATTTGATGCAAGCAACAGAAAATGGAACGAATATTCAGGAAGATTAATCGACACCAGAGGTACCGCTTACATCGAGACTGAAAACAATTTCTACTGGCAAAACGAAAACTATTTCAACTACATGAAAACATTTGGCGATCATTCAGTTACAGGAATGGTTGGTTTGTCGTGGTCGGAATATACATGGGAAAATGTAAATGCACGTAACCGTTATTTCTTCGATGATTTTTACGGATGGCACAACCTTGAAGTAGGAACCGATGCCCGTCCGCAAGTAAGAAGTTGGGATGGTAAAAATGCCTTGAATTCTTATTTTGCACGTGCTACATACAGCTACAAAAACAAATACCTTTTAACTGCCACCGGCCGTTATGATGGTTCTTCTAAATTTGGTGAAAATTCGAAATATGGTTTCTTCCCTTCAGGATCGATCGCATGGAGAATTCTGGAAGAAGATTTTATGCAAGACATTAGTGCTTTGTCGAACTTAAAACTTCGTTTGAGTGTGGGTAAAACCGGTAACCAGGAAATTGGTAGTTATGTAACTCAAACATTTGTTGGATCATCTAACGTTGCTCTTGGCGATGCAGTTTATCCGGGATTGTACCCTGATTCGTTTGGTAACCCCGATTTAAAATGGGAAACCACCACGCAGTACAACGCAGGTTTGGATATTGGCTTGTTCAACAGCCGGATCAACGGTTCGTTTGAAGTGTATTACAAATTAACCGAAGACATGCTTTTGGATGTACCTCTTCCTCTGTCAACAACAACAGGTACCGTTCGAATGAACTATGGTGAAGTTGAGAACAAAGGGGTTGAATTTACCATCAATACACATAACATTAAAAGCAAAGACCTGAATTGGTTTACTGATGTAACTTTTGCTGCCAACCACAACGAGATTAAAAAACTTGGGCCAACAGGCGCAAATATTTACCGCAACTACTGGGTAGGTGGAGCAAACACTGTACTAAGCGAAGGCGAATCGGTTGCTTCTTTCTTTGGATTAAATCGTTTGGGAACATACGGAACCGACGAAGCTTCGTTGGCTGCCCGCTACGGATTTGTTCCGGGTGATGTAAAATACGAAGATGTAAACGGCGATGGTATCATTAGTTTTCAGGACGATGGTAAAATTGTAGGAAGCGCATTCCCAATTTTCGACATGAACATCAACAACAACGTAACGTATAAAAACTTCGACTTTAATATCGACATCCGTTTTTCTTATGGTGCGAAAAAAGAGAACAGAACCAACCACTCGTCTGAAGACCGTCAGGCTATGGCAAATGGTAAAAACTCGATCCTGAATGCATGGCGTCCTGATCATCAGGATACTGACATTGGCCAGGTTCGTCCGGGTAACGGTGGTGCATACTACCAAACTTATCCTGACACACACTGGATTGAAGATTGTTCATTCATCAGAGGTGAAGGTATGACTCTCGGATACACATTCTCAGAATCAATTCTAAAAAGAGTTGGCTTGCAGAAACTAAGAATTTATGGTACTGCCAAGAACTTCTTTGTACTTACCGAATACACAGGTTACGATCCTGAAGGTAGCGACTCGGGCAACATGGATTCAATTACTCCGGGTATGGACTTCTTTATGTACCCTCGTCCTACTACTTATACATTCGGTATAAATGTCATTTTCTAA
- a CDS encoding histidine kinase, which yields MIDKTQKIISLLQRSKTMRIVYHIVFWVLVVFFNFILFSWNSEFREVTIIFSLGLLPVAILVTYFFNYTLVPKYLLKKRYGRFFLFSFYTLLAATWLSFLIVFFALIFILNKEASLDPAVLHPELQVVTLYFIVFFAIAIKQVKRAFVMQQEKSELEKNKLNTELKLKEAELKLLKAQIHPHFLFNTLNNLYGLTLEKSDKAPDLVLRLSDILDYILYRCDEKRVLLSDELANLKNYIEIEKIRYSGKLKMQVDFPSETNNLQIAPLIILPFIENAFKHGVSNYPGVAFVNIKLHLIDQTLIFKIENSKNQVVNATSNHSKGIGLKNARKRLDLIFPEKYILKIDDKTDSFSVNLTLNLEEQ from the coding sequence ATGATCGATAAAACTCAAAAAATAATAAGTCTGCTGCAAAGGTCGAAAACCATGCGGATTGTATACCACATTGTTTTTTGGGTGCTGGTTGTTTTTTTTAATTTTATTCTGTTTAGCTGGAACAGCGAATTTCGCGAAGTTACAATTATCTTTTCGCTGGGACTTTTGCCTGTGGCCATTCTCGTTACTTATTTTTTCAACTACACCCTGGTGCCGAAATACCTCCTGAAAAAACGATATGGCCGGTTTTTTCTGTTTAGTTTTTATACTTTACTGGCAGCCACCTGGCTCTCGTTTCTAATTGTATTTTTTGCCCTCATTTTTATTCTGAATAAAGAAGCTTCGCTTGATCCTGCAGTTTTACACCCTGAATTACAAGTTGTAACACTGTATTTTATTGTATTTTTTGCCATTGCCATAAAACAAGTGAAACGCGCATTTGTAATGCAACAGGAAAAAAGTGAGCTGGAAAAGAACAAACTCAACACCGAATTAAAATTGAAGGAAGCCGAATTAAAGCTTTTAAAAGCCCAGATTCATCCTCATTTTTTATTCAATACTTTAAATAATTTATACGGATTAACCCTCGAAAAATCAGACAAAGCACCTGATTTGGTTTTACGGCTGTCCGATATTCTTGATTACATTTTATACCGCTGCGACGAAAAGCGCGTGTTGTTATCCGACGAGCTGGCCAACCTTAAAAATTACATTGAAATTGAGAAGATCAGGTATTCCGGGAAATTAAAAATGCAGGTTGATTTTCCGTCCGAAACAAACAATTTGCAAATAGCTCCGCTTATTATATTACCCTTTATCGAAAACGCATTTAAGCACGGAGTCAGCAATTACCCAGGCGTTGCATTTGTAAATATAAAACTTCACCTAATCGATCAAACTTTGATATTTAAGATTGAAAACTCAAAAAACCAGGTTGTGAATGCAACTTCAAATCACTCGAAAGGCATTGGTTTAAAAAATGCCAGAAAACGCTTAGACCTTATCTTTCCGGAAAAATACATTCTGAAAATAGATGACAAAACCGACTCCTTTTCTGTAAATTTAACCTTGAATCTGGAGGAACAATAA
- a CDS encoding RagB/SusD family nutrient uptake outer membrane protein has protein sequence MKHIYLILFGLALMLGSCDEFLQETPTGSLTDESQITSTSGGEALATGAYRALPEWTGGSVWWGGNRANALEYATGKAYSQYQGAELWKFEQNSESGDSEYFVHPWNMWYKGVRDCNLALKMLPGVTELNEDQLSGLLGEVRTLRAFYYFCLVRHYGDVVYNTEIVTDLADAPRGRSSLVKIYDEIIVPDLEFAVNESALADEQSSDGRVTKHTARAILSDVYLTMSGYPYQEAATDTTKAWCEDGLWNMTGYPVGSSSSTALLQKAKTQLDFLYGKYQLGSFDDIRNPAMDNKGEAIFQIQYIAGLRNNDIISTTLPLASQISMFGDENGTGVPSVAYYESYNAADKRIQDRVYFFEDDTKSLKYDQNESPAAKFAVKFLYKYYDTEAIKVSGNSGLNFNIYRYSDILLMHSEVYWALGINSEDEVKGINQIRTRAGLPTFQPGELTLLDIMSERAYELIWENKMLFDMRRTRTALIDGAGEFAGLESFVGHQPTSFNFEFSAKHLLAPVSSTEIDNNRMCSQNYGWMPQQVAQ, from the coding sequence ATGAAACATATATATTTAATACTATTCGGACTTGCATTAATGCTTGGTTCGTGCGACGAATTTTTGCAAGAGACACCAACAGGTTCTCTTACTGATGAATCACAAATAACCAGTACTTCAGGTGGAGAAGCCTTGGCAACTGGTGCTTACAGGGCACTTCCCGAATGGACCGGCGGTTCGGTTTGGTGGGGTGGTAACCGTGCAAACGCACTGGAATATGCAACCGGAAAAGCGTACTCGCAATACCAGGGTGCTGAACTTTGGAAATTTGAACAAAACAGTGAAAGTGGCGACAGCGAATATTTTGTACATCCATGGAACATGTGGTACAAAGGTGTTCGGGATTGTAACCTTGCGCTTAAAATGCTTCCCGGTGTAACGGAACTTAACGAAGATCAGTTGTCTGGCCTTTTGGGTGAAGTAAGAACTTTACGTGCATTTTACTATTTCTGTTTGGTTCGTCATTATGGCGATGTTGTTTACAACACTGAAATTGTAACCGATTTGGCCGATGCTCCAAGAGGACGTTCAAGTTTGGTAAAAATTTACGACGAAATAATTGTTCCCGATTTGGAATTTGCAGTAAACGAGAGTGCTTTGGCTGATGAACAATCGTCAGACGGTAGAGTTACAAAACATACTGCAAGAGCTATTTTGTCTGATGTGTATTTAACCATGTCGGGTTATCCTTACCAGGAAGCGGCAACCGATACAACAAAAGCATGGTGCGAAGATGGTCTTTGGAACATGACCGGCTATCCTGTTGGATCGTCAAGCTCGACAGCGCTTTTACAAAAAGCAAAAACGCAACTCGACTTTTTATATGGCAAATACCAGTTGGGTAGTTTCGATGACATTCGTAACCCTGCCATGGACAACAAAGGCGAAGCTATTTTCCAGATTCAATACATTGCAGGTTTAAGAAACAACGATATTATTTCAACAACTCTTCCACTTGCAAGTCAGATTTCGATGTTTGGAGACGAAAACGGTACAGGTGTACCAAGTGTGGCCTATTACGAATCGTACAACGCTGCCGACAAACGAATTCAAGATCGCGTATATTTCTTCGAGGATGATACAAAATCGTTAAAATACGATCAGAACGAAAGTCCTGCCGCAAAATTTGCAGTTAAATTCCTGTACAAATACTACGATACTGAAGCAATTAAAGTATCCGGTAATTCGGGATTGAATTTCAATATTTACCGTTATTCTGATATTCTTTTAATGCACAGCGAGGTGTACTGGGCGCTGGGAATTAACAGCGAAGACGAGGTAAAAGGGATCAACCAAATCAGAACCCGCGCAGGTTTACCAACATTCCAGCCCGGAGAACTTACCTTGTTGGATATTATGAGCGAACGTGCCTATGAACTAATCTGGGAAAACAAAATGCTTTTTGATATGAGACGTACCCGTACTGCTCTTATCGATGGCGCCGGCGAATTTGCAGGATTGGAAAGTTTTGTGGGTCATCAGCCTACTTCATTCAATTTCGAGTTTAGTGCAAAACACCTTTTGGCTCCTGTTTCATCAACCGAAATTGATAACAACAGAATGTGCTCTCAGAATTACGGCTGGATGCCTCAACAAGTTGCTCAATAA
- a CDS encoding LytTR family DNA-binding domain-containing protein yields MYRCIIIDDEPIAIRVIKNHLSVFTNFEIVAECNNALEAMPILAKEKIDLLFCDIQMPQITGVDFVRTLQHPPKVIFTTAYRDYAVDAFELNVVDYLLKPISFERFTKAINYFFELETAQNNTTNTESPDSVSREFIFLKADKKHYKVNLTDVLYFESLGDYVIAFTTNNKIVTKERISHLAENLPREHFIQIHRSYIVSIDKIESVGPGFVEINKKKLPVGRNYKPELSRLLLNNN; encoded by the coding sequence ATGTACCGATGTATAATTATAGACGACGAACCCATTGCAATCAGGGTAATTAAAAATCACCTTTCGGTTTTTACCAATTTCGAAATAGTTGCCGAATGCAACAACGCACTGGAGGCCATGCCTATTTTGGCAAAAGAAAAAATCGATTTATTGTTCTGCGATATTCAAATGCCACAAATAACCGGCGTTGATTTTGTGCGTACCTTGCAGCACCCGCCAAAAGTAATATTTACAACAGCCTACCGCGATTATGCAGTTGATGCTTTCGAACTTAACGTTGTCGACTACCTGCTAAAACCCATTTCGTTTGAGCGATTTACAAAAGCCATTAATTATTTTTTCGAACTCGAAACGGCTCAAAACAATACTACCAACACAGAATCACCTGACTCCGTTTCCCGTGAATTTATTTTTTTAAAAGCCGACAAAAAACATTACAAAGTAAACCTTACCGATGTTTTGTATTTCGAAAGTTTAGGCGATTATGTAATTGCTTTTACCACAAACAATAAAATTGTGACCAAAGAGCGGATAAGTCATTTAGCCGAAAACCTACCCCGTGAACACTTTATTCAAATCCACCGCAGTTATATTGTTTCCATCGATAAAATTGAATCGGTAGGCCCCGGTTTTGTCGAAATCAACAAAAAGAAACTTCCCGTTGGCCGGAATTACAAACCCGAACTTTCCCGACTTCTACTAAACAATAATTGA